A window of the Stigmatella aurantiaca genome harbors these coding sequences:
- a CDS encoding tetratricopeptide repeat protein: MGTFRGLLALLALAAGLSGCAHSSVPSAQLLENAAQQAQKGTGEARTLALAGFHAYLVKGDVAAAQGHFDAAAAKAPAEPYALMGQHLLARRTAAVDRALETALQLCVRAPTHPLATAAARYVLDQTGTSPESDERILQGARQALEAGALGEAAQILRGAQMAIAYIRGDLKATEAALREAGSATHVTAVGPFSPHRLLGFDTLTPPEKDGSLAGPFQGLRGPLTPRPLHAPDGRHRLDGEPNEGDVYVLAFDAEVTEGGVYLARTVSSSAHKLWMNGTLLFERRPFARAEPTVLGRAMTLSPGRYRFVATLTRNNTTGNFSFTLPRADGRPSTARLTAATGPAPAWSATPPAFTEAPLFYPGARQFAAALEKEAGGLLSTFLAVRDGMGRDADGARVLMQGMAAEAATPALLTLRAELAAQDRTVPTKVSRGRATRELETALAKDPKDVAALLLRAELSLGDEQPAVALETLQRAREAAGPTAFPVHLLRARAALALGVEAQAEESLAAALTAWPNLCDALGLRYTLARRRDAVELMEKLVADSAGCSGALSRAAEHARLRGDTARAIQGYTELLTRDPGNPSLGVTLAHLYVSQRRYDEATATLRALSAQWPRSAFILKQLADVREYAGAATEALALREQALALDGNDLSLHRAVARAKTGKELLQEFAIDGKQAIAAYEASRGTEDSAAAYVLDAAAVQVFPDGTLINRIHIIQKALEQSGIQEIAEVNIPQGAQVLALRTLKADGTVLEPEAIAGKDAISLPGVQVGDYIEVEYLLAEPSRGPAQPGFTASAFYFQISGMPNNWATYTVVAPKGTGMRVDAHGMKAPAPEVKGDREIFTYEARRVPPFIPEPDAPQSANEYLPFVMVGAGTLGSESTAANYADNFLDRAARNSEVEAFARRVAGKKTGLEAVKALHAAVMKQIPGRDTGLAQSAATTVAQDRGSRLMLLKASLDVLGIPVRLAMVRTFYTDPAPYLFPADALLTFVALRVDLPGEAPVWLDTSVRFGPFGALPEPSMGEREAYLLPEPGRAAEKVKTPPLRQTPSKQVKLWLEVKEDGLLTGRGEEVYSDFEAAQLADAFEALSAENRQQALQGAVARYFGGAELTSVKLEHAEEVGAPLTLRYEFKVPRFARAEGPNRLVMGPVSFPALLGRRFVQLSSRDTPLFIDASEASDTEVKTTLPEGWRLSDPQAALKVESAFGQLTRSEKQEGRVLTITESLRLPRNRIPVKGYEAFSQFAGDVDLLQTRDLVLVK, translated from the coding sequence ATGGGAACCTTTCGCGGTCTTCTCGCGCTGCTCGCCCTCGCCGCCGGCCTGTCCGGCTGCGCTCACTCCTCCGTTCCGTCCGCCCAGCTGCTGGAGAATGCCGCCCAGCAGGCCCAGAAGGGCACCGGCGAGGCGCGCACGCTCGCGCTCGCGGGCTTTCACGCCTACCTCGTGAAGGGGGATGTGGCCGCCGCGCAGGGCCACTTCGACGCCGCGGCCGCCAAGGCGCCCGCCGAGCCCTACGCCCTCATGGGCCAGCACCTGCTGGCGCGCCGCACTGCCGCGGTGGACCGGGCCCTGGAGACCGCGCTGCAGCTGTGCGTGCGCGCGCCCACCCATCCGCTCGCGACGGCCGCCGCCCGCTACGTGCTGGACCAGACGGGCACCTCGCCCGAGTCCGATGAGCGCATCCTCCAGGGGGCGCGCCAGGCGCTCGAGGCGGGTGCCCTCGGCGAGGCCGCCCAGATTCTGCGCGGCGCGCAGATGGCCATCGCCTACATCCGCGGGGACCTGAAGGCCACCGAGGCCGCGCTGCGGGAGGCGGGCTCGGCCACCCACGTGACGGCGGTGGGCCCCTTCTCGCCCCACCGCCTGCTGGGCTTCGACACGCTCACCCCGCCCGAGAAGGACGGCTCGCTCGCGGGCCCCTTCCAGGGCCTCCGGGGCCCCCTCACCCCGCGCCCCCTGCACGCCCCGGATGGACGGCACCGCCTGGATGGGGAGCCCAACGAGGGGGATGTGTACGTGCTGGCCTTCGACGCGGAGGTGACCGAGGGCGGCGTGTACCTGGCCCGCACCGTCTCGTCCTCCGCGCACAAGCTGTGGATGAACGGCACGCTGCTCTTCGAGCGGCGGCCCTTTGCCCGCGCCGAGCCCACCGTGCTGGGCCGCGCCATGACGCTCTCCCCGGGGCGCTACCGCTTCGTGGCGACGCTCACCCGGAACAACACCACCGGTAACTTCTCCTTCACCCTGCCGCGTGCCGATGGCCGCCCCTCCACCGCGCGGCTCACGGCGGCCACCGGCCCCGCGCCCGCGTGGAGCGCCACCCCTCCCGCCTTCACCGAGGCGCCCCTGTTCTACCCGGGCGCGCGGCAGTTCGCCGCGGCGCTGGAGAAGGAGGCCGGAGGGCTCTTGTCCACCTTCCTCGCGGTGCGCGACGGCATGGGCCGGGACGCCGATGGCGCCCGGGTGCTGATGCAGGGGATGGCGGCCGAGGCGGCCACGCCCGCGCTGCTCACGCTGCGCGCGGAGCTGGCCGCGCAGGACCGCACGGTGCCTACCAAGGTGTCGCGCGGGCGTGCCACGCGGGAGCTGGAGACGGCGCTCGCGAAGGACCCCAAGGACGTGGCCGCGCTGCTGCTGCGCGCGGAGCTGTCGCTCGGGGACGAGCAGCCCGCCGTGGCGCTCGAGACGCTCCAGCGCGCGCGGGAGGCCGCGGGCCCCACCGCCTTCCCCGTGCACCTGCTCCGCGCCCGGGCCGCGCTCGCGCTGGGCGTGGAGGCGCAGGCCGAGGAGTCCCTCGCCGCGGCGCTCACGGCCTGGCCGAACCTGTGTGACGCGCTGGGGCTGCGCTACACCCTGGCCCGGCGCCGGGACGCGGTGGAGCTGATGGAGAAGCTCGTCGCGGACTCCGCGGGCTGCTCGGGCGCCCTGAGCCGCGCCGCCGAGCACGCGCGCCTGCGCGGGGACACCGCCCGCGCCATCCAGGGCTACACGGAGCTGCTGACGCGGGACCCGGGCAACCCGAGCCTCGGCGTCACGCTGGCGCACCTGTACGTGTCCCAGCGCCGCTACGACGAGGCCACCGCCACCCTGCGGGCGCTGTCCGCGCAGTGGCCCCGGAGCGCCTTCATCCTGAAGCAGCTGGCGGATGTGCGCGAGTACGCGGGGGCGGCCACCGAGGCCCTGGCCCTGCGCGAGCAGGCCCTGGCGCTGGACGGCAATGACTTGTCCCTGCACCGCGCCGTGGCCCGGGCGAAGACGGGCAAGGAGCTGCTCCAGGAGTTCGCCATCGACGGCAAGCAGGCCATCGCGGCGTACGAGGCCTCCCGCGGCACGGAGGACAGCGCCGCCGCGTACGTGCTGGATGCCGCCGCCGTCCAGGTGTTCCCCGACGGCACGCTCATCAACCGCATCCACATCATCCAGAAGGCGCTGGAGCAGAGCGGCATCCAGGAGATCGCCGAGGTGAACATTCCCCAGGGCGCCCAGGTGCTGGCGCTGCGCACGCTCAAGGCGGACGGCACGGTGCTGGAGCCCGAGGCCATCGCGGGCAAGGACGCCATCAGCCTCCCCGGCGTGCAGGTGGGCGATTACATCGAGGTGGAGTACCTGCTCGCGGAGCCCTCGCGCGGCCCCGCGCAGCCGGGCTTCACCGCCTCGGCCTTCTACTTCCAGATTTCCGGCATGCCGAACAACTGGGCCACGTACACGGTGGTGGCGCCCAAGGGCACGGGCATGCGCGTGGACGCGCACGGCATGAAGGCGCCCGCCCCCGAGGTGAAGGGGGACCGGGAAATCTTCACCTACGAGGCCCGGCGCGTGCCGCCCTTCATCCCCGAGCCGGACGCGCCCCAGTCGGCCAACGAGTACCTGCCCTTCGTGATGGTGGGCGCGGGCACCCTGGGCAGCGAGAGCACCGCGGCCAACTACGCGGACAACTTCCTCGACCGGGCCGCGCGCAACTCGGAGGTGGAGGCATTTGCCCGCCGGGTGGCCGGAAAGAAGACGGGCCTGGAGGCGGTGAAGGCGCTGCACGCGGCGGTGATGAAGCAGATTCCGGGACGGGACACGGGCCTGGCGCAGTCGGCGGCCACCACGGTGGCGCAGGACCGGGGCAGCCGGCTGATGCTCCTCAAGGCGAGCCTGGACGTGCTGGGCATCCCCGTGCGGCTGGCCATGGTGCGCACCTTCTATACGGACCCGGCGCCCTACCTCTTCCCCGCCGACGCGCTGCTCACCTTCGTGGCCCTGCGGGTGGACCTGCCCGGGGAGGCCCCGGTGTGGCTGGACACCTCGGTGCGCTTCGGCCCCTTTGGCGCCCTGCCCGAGCCTTCCATGGGCGAGCGCGAGGCGTACCTGCTGCCCGAGCCCGGCCGCGCCGCGGAGAAGGTGAAGACGCCGCCCCTGCGCCAGACGCCCTCCAAGCAAGTGAAGCTGTGGCTGGAGGTGAAGGAGGATGGCCTGCTCACCGGCCGGGGCGAGGAGGTGTACTCGGACTTCGAGGCGGCCCAGCTCGCCGATGCCTTCGAGGCGCTGTCGGCGGAGAACCGCCAGCAGGCGCTCCAGGGCGCCGTGGCGCGCTACTTCGGCGGCGCGGAGCTCACCTCCGTGAAGCTGGAGCACGCCGAGGAGGTGGGCGCGCCGCTCACCCTGCGCTACGAGTTCAAGGTGCCGCGCTTCGCCCGAGCCGAGGGCCCCAACCGGCTCGTGATGGGGCCCGTGAGCTTCCCGGCGCTGCTCGGCCGGCGCTTCGTGCAGCTCAGCTCCCGCGACACCCCGCTGTTCATCGACGCCTCCGAGGCGAGCGACACCGAGGTGAAGACGACCCTGCCCGAGGGCTGGCGGCTGTCGGACCCTCAGGCGGCGCTGAAGGTGGAGAGCGCCTTTGGCCAGCTCACCCGCTCGGAGAAGCAGGAGGGGCGCGTGCTCACCATCACCGAGTCCCTGCGCCTGCCGCGCAACCGCATCCCCGTGAAGGGCTACGAGGCCTTCTCGCAGTTCGCCGGGGACGTGGACCTGCTCCAGACGAGGGATCTCGTCCTCGTCAAATAG
- a CDS encoding serine/threonine-protein kinase: protein MPSLDTTAISRPRNADSLPGYRLEKLVGMGGMGEVHKATQLSLNRTVAVKLLNPELAKEADFVARFQKEAAALATLSHPNIVDIVDKGKTDNTYYLVMEFVDGPSLRELMRSPLLTIPESLRMMMEICRGVQYAHTRNVIHRDLKPENILFDQQAGNIAKVTDFGLASFVDDANTRFNLTSTHVSMGTLSYMAPEQRVDAKTADARADIFSLGVILYELLTGEVPLGTFDPPSKHKPEIDGRLDGIVTRCLKPDPEERYPTVSALMADLEPLAPLTLSQISKPLTFWGRVKRGARRAARVAAQGVAVLLVLSAVGVLGVAWLRSGEKRPRIMPGAALTADLGPHSTRSLPGRLTKGAERLVVAGEGPDALSLLTAGRPVVSEPKALVFPAVEGQSRVGRAVVDVVDLDGDIAVLKADVLAEPPPSTPSARLRSVLYGPPPDAQAALMLVGSTGRYVALIQHGAGAPLALEWALGERRGTMLGLFSPSGKAHLEMEIDAEGVLRAFVGTGKDRRAIAEPLIIGPAWQKQLGEVPRPAAGCIEGTCRIEALSYSLRQAPPAPVATPAPVPRPAPVAVKPVAKPAPVKRPAPKAPPPKGGKRR from the coding sequence ATGCCTTCTTTGGACACCACGGCGATCAGCCGGCCGCGCAACGCTGACTCCCTCCCCGGTTACCGCCTCGAGAAGCTCGTGGGCATGGGGGGCATGGGCGAGGTGCACAAGGCCACCCAGCTGTCCCTCAACCGCACCGTGGCGGTGAAGCTGTTGAACCCGGAGCTGGCCAAGGAGGCCGACTTCGTCGCGCGCTTCCAGAAGGAAGCCGCCGCGCTGGCCACCTTGTCCCACCCCAACATCGTCGACATCGTCGACAAGGGGAAGACGGACAACACGTACTACCTGGTCATGGAGTTCGTGGATGGGCCGTCGCTGCGCGAGCTGATGCGCTCGCCGCTGCTCACCATCCCCGAGTCCCTGCGGATGATGATGGAGATCTGCCGGGGGGTGCAGTACGCGCACACCCGCAACGTCATCCACCGGGACCTGAAGCCGGAGAACATCCTCTTCGATCAGCAGGCCGGCAACATCGCCAAGGTGACGGACTTCGGGCTGGCCTCCTTCGTGGACGACGCCAACACCCGCTTCAACCTCACCAGCACCCATGTCTCCATGGGCACGTTGTCCTACATGGCGCCCGAGCAGCGCGTGGACGCGAAGACGGCGGACGCGCGCGCGGACATCTTCTCGCTGGGCGTCATCCTCTATGAGCTGCTCACGGGCGAGGTGCCCCTGGGCACGTTCGATCCGCCCTCCAAGCACAAGCCGGAGATCGACGGGCGGCTGGATGGCATCGTCACCCGGTGCCTGAAGCCGGACCCCGAGGAGCGCTACCCCACGGTGAGCGCGCTCATGGCGGACCTGGAGCCGCTGGCGCCCCTCACCCTGTCGCAGATTTCCAAGCCGCTCACGTTCTGGGGGCGGGTGAAGCGCGGGGCGCGGCGCGCGGCGCGGGTGGCCGCCCAGGGGGTGGCCGTGCTGCTGGTGCTCTCGGCGGTGGGCGTGCTGGGGGTGGCGTGGCTGCGCAGCGGCGAGAAGCGCCCCCGCATCATGCCCGGCGCCGCGCTCACCGCGGACCTGGGCCCCCACTCCACCCGCTCGCTGCCCGGGCGGCTGACGAAGGGCGCCGAGCGCCTGGTGGTGGCCGGCGAGGGCCCCGACGCCCTGTCGCTGCTCACCGCGGGCAGGCCCGTGGTGTCCGAGCCCAAGGCGCTGGTGTTCCCCGCGGTGGAGGGCCAGTCGCGCGTGGGCCGGGCCGTGGTGGACGTGGTGGATCTGGACGGGGACATCGCCGTGCTCAAGGCGGACGTGCTCGCCGAGCCGCCCCCCAGCACCCCGTCGGCGCGCCTGCGCTCGGTGCTCTACGGACCGCCGCCCGATGCCCAGGCCGCGCTCATGCTGGTGGGCTCCACGGGGCGCTACGTCGCCCTCATCCAGCACGGGGCCGGCGCGCCGCTGGCGCTGGAGTGGGCCCTGGGCGAGCGCCGCGGCACCATGCTGGGGCTGTTCTCCCCCTCGGGCAAAGCCCACCTGGAGATGGAGATCGACGCCGAGGGCGTGCTGCGCGCCTTCGTGGGCACCGGCAAGGACCGCCGGGCCATCGCCGAGCCGCTCATCATTGGCCCGGCCTGGCAGAAGCAACTGGGAGAGGTGCCCCGGCCGGCCGCCGGCTGCATCGAGGGCACCTGCCGCATCGAGGCGCTCAGCTACAGCCTGCGCCAGGCCCCCCCTGCCCCCGTGGCCACCCCGGCGCCGGTGCCCCGGCCCGCCCCGGTCGCCGTCAAACCGGTGGCCAAGCCCGCGCCGGTGAAGCGGCCCGCCCCCAAGGCGCCCCCTCCCAAGGGCGGCAAGCGGAGGTAA
- a CDS encoding GAF domain-containing protein: MIELFTKISDATKLLLEKGFTPLHASSALSMVGSALKVDRVYIYENQPYPIRGRMLTDARYAWTVPGLTSPLESSTLQSLCLRELAPQWSELLSQGHLVNCLAKDAPPRMKFLLDDHKTRSLMLAPLRPSKEWWGFVGFDDCQQGRVWSAEEVILLKSLASGLSSALRHRQMRSSLSQTRSQLREMMALSVNR; encoded by the coding sequence ATGATCGAACTCTTCACGAAGATTTCCGATGCGACGAAGCTGCTCCTGGAGAAGGGCTTCACGCCGCTCCACGCCAGCTCGGCGCTGTCCATGGTGGGAAGCGCGCTGAAGGTGGACCGCGTCTACATCTACGAGAACCAGCCCTACCCCATCCGCGGGCGGATGTTGACGGATGCGCGCTACGCGTGGACGGTGCCCGGGCTCACCTCGCCGCTGGAGTCCTCCACGCTTCAGAGCCTGTGCCTGCGCGAGCTGGCGCCGCAGTGGTCGGAGCTGCTCTCCCAGGGCCACCTGGTCAACTGCCTGGCCAAGGACGCCCCCCCGCGCATGAAGTTCCTCCTGGATGACCACAAGACGCGCTCGCTGATGCTGGCGCCCCTGCGGCCTTCCAAGGAGTGGTGGGGCTTCGTGGGCTTCGATGACTGCCAGCAGGGCCGGGTGTGGAGCGCCGAGGAAGTCATCCTGCTCAAGTCCCTGGCGAGCGGGCTGAGCTCGGCGCTGCGCCACCGGCAGATGCGCTCCTCGCTGTCCCAGACGCGCTCGCAACTGCGCGAGATGATGGCGCTGAGCGTGAACCGGTAA
- a CDS encoding sensor histidine kinase: MSVRVPLRGYRAGFLFAVALLSAVAAFSLWTEVRTGQQVDHLVKEALERASLIGRIRVETFSLESAIEAHVRAMDDRQRQAANAVMEDILGGIRRSTEAYTKDLPPGETVTWQRFNAACQALADQVRATAVFSHRREAERARVHLTERIRPLVLEVDGLATQLARENAEEARELAAHTASLRMRNTALGAGATLVAVLISLLVGWHITSVLRRQETTIQRQLEDLGRANAELDSFTHRVAHDLMGPLAPLKGYLTLIRRTGGVVDPGALEMLSQCESSAGRMGELIEALLRFCRAGRRGEHTASELDTAVSTVLLELSQTATALGVTLERELAPGLAVDCPNQLLQVVARNLVSNAVKYTAGQPQPRVTVRVFAHGDAAVLEVGDNGMGMSAETRASLFQPFFRAPEARDLPGHGLGLATVKRLVEAHGGQLSVKSEPGVGTTMEARLPRVKPPLPDAEPLPSRRQVSS, from the coding sequence GTGAGCGTTCGCGTTCCCCTGCGAGGCTACAGGGCGGGGTTTCTGTTCGCGGTGGCGCTCCTGTCCGCCGTGGCGGCCTTCTCCCTGTGGACCGAGGTGCGCACCGGCCAGCAGGTGGACCACCTGGTGAAGGAGGCGCTGGAGCGGGCCAGCCTCATCGGGCGGATCCGCGTGGAGACGTTCTCGCTGGAGAGCGCCATCGAGGCCCACGTGCGCGCCATGGACGACCGGCAGCGCCAGGCGGCCAACGCGGTGATGGAGGACATCCTGGGCGGCATCCGCCGCTCCACCGAGGCGTACACCAAGGACTTGCCGCCCGGGGAGACCGTCACCTGGCAGCGCTTCAACGCGGCCTGCCAGGCGCTGGCGGACCAGGTGCGCGCCACCGCCGTCTTCTCCCACCGCCGCGAGGCGGAGCGCGCCCGGGTGCACCTGACGGAGCGCATCCGCCCGCTGGTGCTGGAGGTGGACGGGCTGGCCACGCAGCTGGCGCGGGAGAACGCGGAGGAGGCGCGTGAGCTGGCCGCCCACACCGCCTCGCTGCGCATGCGCAACACGGCGCTGGGGGCGGGGGCCACGCTGGTGGCGGTGCTCATCTCGCTGCTGGTGGGCTGGCACATCACCTCCGTGCTGCGGCGCCAGGAGACGACGATTCAGCGGCAGCTGGAGGACCTGGGGCGCGCCAACGCCGAGCTGGACTCCTTCACCCACCGGGTGGCGCACGACCTGATGGGACCACTGGCGCCGCTCAAGGGCTACCTGACGCTCATCCGACGCACGGGCGGGGTGGTGGACCCCGGGGCGCTGGAGATGCTGTCCCAGTGCGAGTCGAGCGCGGGGCGCATGGGCGAGCTCATTGAAGCGCTCTTGCGCTTCTGCCGGGCCGGGCGCCGGGGGGAGCACACGGCCAGCGAGCTGGACACGGCGGTGAGCACGGTGCTGCTGGAGCTGTCGCAGACGGCCACGGCGCTGGGCGTCACGCTGGAGCGGGAGCTGGCGCCGGGCCTCGCGGTGGACTGCCCCAACCAGCTGCTCCAGGTGGTGGCGCGCAACCTGGTGTCCAACGCGGTGAAGTACACGGCGGGCCAGCCGCAGCCCCGTGTCACCGTGCGGGTCTTCGCGCACGGGGACGCGGCGGTGCTGGAGGTGGGGGACAACGGCATGGGGATGAGCGCGGAGACGCGGGCCTCGCTCTTCCAGCCATTCTTCCGCGCGCCCGAGGCGCGGGACCTGCCGGGCCACGGCCTGGGCCTGGCCACCGTGAAGCGGCTGGTGGAGGCGCATGGGGGGCAGCTCTCCGTGAAGTCCGAGCCGGGCGTGGGCACCACGATGGAAGCCCGCCTGCCCCGGGTGAAGCCGCCCTTGCCGGATGCTGAACCCCTTCCTTCCCGCCGCCAGGTTTCCTCATGA
- a CDS encoding sigma-54-dependent transcriptional regulator, with protein sequence MSPARILAVDDDPHARDLLRRLLGTLGEVLQAAHPEGAIERLTEDGPFDLVLTDMAMPNPGDGLRVLKEVKTRLPDTPVIVVTAFGNVEGALDSIQQGAFDYLAKPFDVDAIMRVARRALEQKRLVEENRSLRKQVERSTLVGRSPALLEVYKQVARAATSNVPVLITGETGTGKEMVARSLHKRSPRASGPFIPVDCGAIAESLMESELFGHSRGAFTGATGARRGLFEEASGGTLFLDEIGDVGLKVQSQLLRVLQEGEIRRVGESAPVKVDVRVVAATNKELQARVAEGLFREDLLYRLDVVHLRLPPLRERREDITAMVEHFAALHARGGVRPVVTPEAVARLTAYEWPGNVRQLENVVARALALNVTGVLGPQDFPEPIGDAPKKLTGLAEDMPSLAELSRRYAAQVLQHVGGNKSEAARLLGVDRKTLYKLLEAAEPEAT encoded by the coding sequence ATGAGCCCCGCCCGCATTCTCGCCGTCGATGATGATCCGCATGCGCGGGACCTGCTGCGGCGGCTGCTCGGCACGCTGGGCGAGGTGCTGCAGGCCGCGCACCCCGAGGGCGCCATCGAGCGGCTGACGGAGGACGGGCCGTTCGACCTGGTGCTCACGGACATGGCGATGCCCAACCCGGGCGATGGCCTCCGGGTGCTGAAAGAGGTGAAGACGAGGCTGCCAGACACGCCGGTCATCGTGGTGACGGCGTTCGGCAACGTGGAGGGGGCGCTGGACAGCATCCAGCAGGGGGCGTTCGACTACCTGGCGAAGCCCTTCGACGTGGACGCCATCATGCGGGTGGCGCGGCGGGCGCTGGAGCAGAAGCGGCTGGTGGAGGAGAACCGCTCGCTGCGCAAGCAGGTGGAGCGCAGCACGCTGGTGGGCCGCAGCCCCGCGCTGCTGGAGGTGTACAAGCAGGTGGCGCGGGCGGCCACGAGCAACGTGCCGGTGCTGATTACGGGCGAGACGGGGACGGGCAAGGAGATGGTGGCGCGCTCGCTGCACAAGCGCTCGCCGCGCGCCTCGGGGCCCTTCATCCCGGTGGACTGTGGCGCCATCGCCGAGTCGCTGATGGAGAGCGAGCTGTTCGGCCACTCGCGCGGGGCCTTCACGGGGGCGACGGGGGCGCGGCGCGGGCTGTTCGAGGAGGCCAGCGGCGGCACGCTGTTCCTGGACGAGATTGGCGACGTGGGGCTGAAGGTGCAGTCGCAGCTCTTGCGCGTGCTCCAGGAGGGGGAAATCCGCCGCGTGGGGGAGAGCGCGCCGGTGAAGGTAGACGTGCGGGTGGTGGCGGCGACGAACAAGGAGCTGCAAGCGCGGGTAGCGGAGGGGCTGTTCCGGGAGGACTTGCTGTACCGGCTGGACGTGGTGCACCTGCGGCTGCCGCCGCTGCGCGAGCGGCGGGAGGACATCACCGCGATGGTGGAGCACTTCGCGGCGCTGCACGCGCGGGGCGGGGTGCGGCCGGTGGTGACGCCAGAGGCGGTGGCGCGGCTGACGGCGTACGAGTGGCCGGGCAACGTGCGGCAGCTGGAGAACGTGGTGGCGCGGGCGCTGGCGCTCAACGTGACGGGGGTGCTGGGGCCCCAGGACTTCCCTGAGCCCATTGGCGACGCGCCCAAGAAGCTGACGGGGCTGGCGGAAGACATGCCGAGCCTGGCGGAGCTCTCGCGGCGGTACGCGGCGCAAGTGCTCCAGCACGTGGGCGGCAACAAGAGTGAGGCGGCGCGGTTGCTGGGCGTGGACCGCAAGACGCTCTACAAGCTACTGGAAGCGGCCGAGCCCGAGGCGACCTGA
- a CDS encoding putative metal-binding motif-containing protein — MFRFALFSLMTTVLLSGCSRSPGAREAAVKLTVTYNFKAKCLVVTARDRNGSGETTEALTDNLKDFAQGSQTAVLAVFRKDGWSRTLNLTATAYESPLCKGPALVERALTVELPETQVIEQTLDLAGPDGDEDGYIADSEGGTDCDDAAANVHPSASEVCDDQDNNCDGNTDEGVGTSWYPDQDGDGFGDLKAAPLVRCTQPAKHVQDHSDCLDSNANAYPRKDFTETTCDEVDDDCNGTVDDTFPLKETACEDPCPSGTWVCNSNKNGLACQGAPPKEPYYPDADGDGEGDEHSTGPSLKCPKAPFPQGTVANKTDCDDQDPLNARGNFESCDARDNNCNTTVDEDNACMGKGWKSFSDDAAIKDRQWKSVSIAPNGWVWVAGDGGKLAVRKNDGVAFSSLDGACGNTAWKATWTTVNGIVVLAGDNGQVAWHDGTNCHDQQSVRGGSPLTSVIGRAQNNVTQVYAVNAWGELYSWTQGSTSSSRHFDSAPTYLGVHTLDGTGPLLLVGGANEYDRDRSAPLIADHPGSGNETALTLHTLPTIAGYGGYLTAVWMVSSNVAYAVGDKGLILKWDGNKTWSRVNLPNGTPVADYTSVVALDPASVYVTDMDGRIRLLKSSGWAPDPIYDGPQPLRDIAAKTMNDIWAVGDNGLVVHFAE, encoded by the coding sequence ATGTTCCGGTTCGCCCTGTTTTCGTTGATGACCACGGTGCTCCTGAGCGGCTGCAGCCGCTCACCTGGGGCCCGTGAGGCCGCCGTCAAGCTGACGGTGACGTACAACTTCAAGGCCAAGTGCCTTGTGGTCACCGCGCGGGACAGAAACGGCAGCGGTGAAACGACCGAAGCACTCACGGATAACCTGAAAGACTTCGCACAGGGTTCCCAGACTGCGGTCCTCGCGGTGTTCCGCAAGGACGGCTGGAGCCGAACGTTGAACCTCACGGCCACCGCTTACGAGAGCCCTTTGTGCAAGGGGCCCGCCCTGGTGGAGAGGGCGCTCACCGTGGAGCTTCCGGAGACCCAGGTCATCGAGCAGACCCTCGACCTGGCGGGGCCGGACGGGGACGAGGACGGATACATTGCCGATTCCGAGGGTGGCACGGACTGCGATGACGCGGCCGCGAATGTCCATCCCAGCGCTTCCGAGGTTTGTGACGACCAGGACAACAACTGCGATGGCAACACCGATGAAGGCGTGGGCACGAGCTGGTACCCCGACCAGGATGGCGACGGCTTTGGGGACCTGAAAGCAGCCCCCCTTGTCCGGTGCACCCAGCCAGCGAAGCACGTCCAGGACCACTCGGACTGCCTAGATTCGAACGCGAATGCCTATCCCCGCAAGGACTTCACCGAGACGACATGCGACGAGGTGGATGACGACTGCAATGGCACCGTGGACGATACCTTTCCTCTGAAAGAAACGGCCTGCGAGGATCCGTGTCCCAGCGGGACATGGGTCTGCAACAGCAACAAGAATGGACTGGCCTGCCAGGGGGCGCCGCCCAAGGAGCCCTACTACCCGGACGCCGATGGAGACGGGGAAGGTGACGAACACAGCACAGGCCCGAGCTTGAAATGCCCCAAGGCTCCTTTTCCCCAGGGAACCGTCGCCAACAAGACCGACTGTGATGACCAGGATCCCCTCAACGCACGGGGGAACTTCGAGTCCTGTGACGCCCGGGACAACAACTGCAACACCACCGTGGACGAGGACAATGCCTGCATGGGGAAGGGTTGGAAGAGCTTCTCCGATGATGCGGCCATCAAGGACCGCCAATGGAAGAGCGTCTCGATTGCCCCCAATGGCTGGGTATGGGTGGCGGGCGATGGCGGCAAGCTCGCGGTTCGTAAAAACGATGGCGTGGCCTTCTCAAGCCTGGACGGAGCGTGCGGCAACACTGCCTGGAAAGCCACGTGGACCACGGTGAACGGCATTGTCGTCCTGGCAGGAGACAACGGCCAAGTCGCATGGCATGACGGCACCAATTGCCATGATCAGCAGTCCGTCAGGGGCGGGAGCCCTCTGACCAGTGTGATTGGACGCGCCCAAAACAATGTAACGCAGGTCTACGCCGTGAATGCATGGGGAGAGCTTTACTCGTGGACGCAAGGAAGCACCTCAAGCAGCAGGCACTTCGACTCGGCTCCGACCTATTTGGGTGTCCACACACTCGACGGCACGGGCCCACTTCTGCTAGTCGGGGGCGCCAACGAGTATGACAGGGACCGCTCCGCGCCGCTCATCGCCGACCATCCTGGCTCGGGCAATGAGACCGCGCTCACCCTCCACACGCTGCCCACTATCGCCGGTTACGGAGGCTATCTGACCGCGGTGTGGATGGTGTCCTCCAACGTTGCCTATGCCGTGGGAGACAAAGGGCTCATCCTGAAGTGGGATGGAAATAAAACTTGGTCTCGCGTGAACCTTCCGAACGGTACTCCCGTTGCCGACTACACGAGTGTAGTGGCCCTGGACCCAGCTTCCGTCTACGTCACCGACATGGATGGGCGCATCCGTCTTCTCAAATCGAGTGGATGGGCCCCTGACCCAATCTATGACGGCCCCCAGCCCCTCCGGGACATCGCAGCCAAGACGATGAATGACATCTGGGCCGTGGGCGACAATGGCCTCGTGGTTCACTTCGCCGAGTGA